A stretch of the Mycobacterium sp. ITM-2016-00317 genome encodes the following:
- a CDS encoding DUF4012 domain-containing protein, with protein MNKFSRRPFGDRPDDGDDLSTNDDERRFHWLHDRHGAVWTALALIVVVIAFGVWLGVRAFDAKDSLEQARTSAQQAKDALLQGDTEDASRFADEATVHARSARDATHSVPWNIASVIPWLGSPFKTGQQVSDVVLGLAADVLKPSTDVGVSISPDRLYVDGRVDVQALRDEEPQLAKLSEDAARLDAEAAGISDPGYLSLLRDARSQLQDQTTELAGLLENTALAARLVPSMMGADGPRTYFMGFQTNAEARGTGGLLGGFGVLRFEDGKPVVEDLGKNTELTDAVATVDLGPEFNQQYGFTNPKTDYRNSNQSPHFPNAAQIWKSMWAQKTGMNVDGVIAIDPIALSYVLGAVGSVTMPDGEVVTRDNVVELTESTAYVRFPTDQVARKNYLQDIANLVVQKVTAPVESPRALLDALGKAVSERRIAVWSAVPEEQALLEETPLAHVVPDDPAPYANVVINNLGGNKMDYYLQRSIEYVADGCDGQTRMSTVTVRMNNTAPANAPLPDYVAGTEGLVANVPFEVPHGTMVSSVRLLATTNASVVSVLANGERVPFTRSNELGHPSFEVQVLIPPGQSGELVFRLSEPTAPGAARVPVQPLVDDVIPVVTVPECSG; from the coding sequence CATAGCTTTCGGTGTCTGGCTAGGTGTGCGCGCGTTTGACGCGAAAGACAGTTTGGAGCAGGCGCGCACCAGCGCCCAACAGGCCAAAGACGCGCTGCTGCAGGGTGACACCGAAGACGCATCCCGATTCGCCGACGAAGCGACGGTACATGCGCGGAGCGCACGCGACGCCACGCATTCGGTGCCGTGGAACATCGCGTCGGTCATCCCGTGGCTGGGCAGCCCGTTCAAGACCGGGCAGCAGGTATCCGATGTAGTGCTCGGTCTCGCCGCCGATGTGCTGAAGCCCTCCACCGACGTCGGCGTCTCGATCTCACCCGACCGGTTGTATGTGGACGGTCGCGTCGACGTCCAGGCGCTGCGCGACGAAGAGCCGCAGTTGGCCAAGTTGTCGGAGGACGCTGCGCGGCTCGATGCCGAAGCAGCCGGGATCTCAGATCCCGGGTACCTCTCGCTGCTACGCGATGCGCGTTCACAATTGCAGGACCAGACAACGGAACTAGCCGGCCTCCTCGAGAACACCGCGTTGGCGGCACGTCTCGTACCGTCGATGATGGGCGCCGACGGGCCGCGCACCTATTTCATGGGCTTCCAGACCAACGCCGAAGCGCGCGGCACGGGTGGGCTGCTCGGTGGTTTCGGAGTGCTTAGGTTCGAGGACGGGAAACCTGTCGTCGAAGATCTCGGGAAGAACACCGAACTGACGGATGCCGTGGCGACGGTCGACTTGGGCCCGGAATTCAACCAGCAGTACGGGTTCACCAATCCAAAGACGGACTACCGCAACAGCAACCAGAGTCCGCACTTTCCCAATGCTGCACAGATCTGGAAGTCGATGTGGGCGCAGAAGACCGGCATGAATGTCGACGGCGTCATCGCGATCGATCCCATCGCGCTCAGCTATGTGCTTGGCGCGGTTGGGTCCGTGACCATGCCGGACGGGGAGGTCGTCACACGAGACAATGTTGTCGAACTGACCGAGTCGACCGCGTACGTTCGTTTCCCCACCGACCAGGTGGCGCGAAAGAACTACCTGCAAGACATCGCCAACCTCGTAGTTCAGAAGGTGACAGCGCCCGTCGAGTCACCACGGGCCCTACTGGACGCGTTAGGCAAGGCGGTCAGTGAACGCCGGATCGCCGTCTGGAGCGCGGTGCCCGAAGAGCAGGCACTTCTGGAGGAGACACCCCTCGCGCACGTGGTACCTGACGATCCCGCGCCGTATGCCAACGTTGTGATCAATAACCTCGGCGGCAATAAGATGGATTACTACCTTCAGCGGAGCATTGAGTACGTGGCAGATGGCTGTGATGGCCAGACCAGAATGTCGACTGTCACGGTGCGGATGAACAACACCGCGCCGGCGAATGCCCCACTGCCTGATTATGTGGCCGGTACCGAAGGGCTTGTCGCCAACGTCCCGTTCGAGGTGCCACACGGCACCATGGTTTCGTCGGTGCGTCTGCTGGCCACCACGAACGCATCCGTGGTGAGCGTGCTCGCCAACGGTGAACGTGTGCCGTTCACTCGAAGCAATGAGCTCGGACATCCGTCGTTCGAAGTGCAGGTCCTGATCCCCCCGGGGCAGTCAGGGGAACTTGTCTTCCGCCTGTCGGAACCGACAGCCCCGGGTGCCGCACGCGTCCCCGTGCAGCCATTGGTGGACGACGTCATCCCTGTGGTCACGGTGCCAGAGTGCTCGGGTTAG
- a CDS encoding polysaccharide biosynthesis tyrosine autokinase, producing the protein MNLQDYLKLFKVRWVTVCVTVAAAVLVAVVMSLVTTPLYQASTRLFVSTTAGSSLAEAYQGNRFSQERVISYTELLMGQTLAQRTIDKLQLDMTADQLRHNVKASAKPDTVLINVDVLDASPVRARDIANTLSDEFVAMIRELETPEDGATPDARVVVEQRASIPQEPVVPQTARNIALGLGVGLVLGIALALVRDMLDNTVKTRENLEEITGVGVVGAIPLDKERRKQPAISFETDNAATAEAFRKLRTNLQFLAIDSPPRVLVVTSSVPSEGKSTTAINLALALAEADHKVLLVDGDMRRPSLHQYLDLLQPVGFSTVLSGRALLGEALQKTRFPGLTVLTSGSIPPNPSELLGSQSARRLLSELRSQYDYVVVDSTPLLAVTDAAIMAAGADGVLVIARHGSTKKDQLTHAVSSLHSVGAPVLGAVFTMMPTRGSSSYGYSYSYYGTETPRHAPPSAEDKSKSLDG; encoded by the coding sequence TTGAATCTGCAGGACTATCTAAAACTATTTAAGGTCAGGTGGGTAACCGTCTGCGTGACGGTAGCCGCAGCTGTTCTGGTTGCGGTGGTGATGAGTCTGGTCACCACACCGCTGTACCAAGCCTCAACAAGACTATTTGTGTCAACGACGGCAGGTTCTTCGTTAGCGGAGGCTTACCAGGGAAACCGCTTTTCGCAAGAACGAGTGATTTCTTATACGGAATTGCTGATGGGGCAGACCCTGGCGCAACGCACTATCGACAAGCTTCAGCTCGACATGACCGCAGATCAATTGCGACACAATGTAAAGGCCAGTGCGAAACCCGACACGGTGTTGATCAATGTTGACGTGTTGGATGCATCGCCTGTTCGCGCGCGGGACATTGCTAATACCCTTTCGGACGAGTTTGTCGCCATGATCCGTGAACTCGAGACGCCGGAGGACGGTGCAACACCGGACGCACGGGTGGTTGTCGAGCAACGCGCGTCGATTCCGCAAGAACCGGTCGTGCCCCAAACAGCACGGAATATCGCTCTAGGTCTCGGAGTGGGCCTGGTCCTAGGAATTGCGCTCGCGCTCGTAAGAGACATGCTGGACAACACAGTGAAAACGCGAGAGAACCTCGAAGAGATAACAGGTGTCGGCGTAGTCGGGGCAATACCCCTCGACAAGGAAAGGCGCAAGCAGCCGGCGATTTCGTTCGAGACAGACAACGCTGCGACTGCTGAGGCATTCCGCAAGTTAAGGACGAATCTTCAATTTTTGGCGATCGACAGCCCACCTCGTGTCTTGGTGGTGACCAGCTCGGTGCCAAGCGAAGGAAAATCCACCACGGCAATTAACCTTGCCCTTGCACTGGCCGAAGCGGATCACAAGGTACTGCTAGTGGACGGGGACATGCGTCGCCCTTCGCTGCATCAGTATCTGGATCTCTTGCAACCGGTTGGGTTCAGCACAGTGCTCAGCGGCCGCGCCCTTCTGGGCGAGGCCCTGCAAAAGACCAGGTTCCCGGGCCTGACAGTACTGACGTCAGGGTCGATTCCTCCGAACCCAAGCGAGTTGTTGGGTTCGCAATCGGCCAGGCGCTTACTTAGCGAATTGCGTTCACAGTACGACTATGTCGTAGTCGACTCGACGCCGTTGCTGGCAGTGACGGATGCGGCCATCATGGCGGCCGGCGCCGACGGTGTTCTCGTGATAGCAAGACACGGCAGTACGAAAAAGGATCAGCTTACTCACGCTGTTAGCAGCCTCCACAGCGTCGGTGCGCCTGTGTTGGGAGCTGTTTTCACGATGATGCCGACGCGCGGGAGCTCATCATACGGATACAGCTATTCCTATTATGGAACAGAAACGCCGCGGCATGCTCCGCCCTCCGCAGAGGACAAATCAAAGTCGCTGGACGGCTGA